In Lolium perenne isolate Kyuss_39 chromosome 5, Kyuss_2.0, whole genome shotgun sequence, the sequence GCCTTTGCCTCAGTAGGCGGAAACACCCAGTCGTCGAAGACGCCTACACCTGATGGTGGCTGCGAGGCCCTGGGTGTCCCTGGTGCCGTGCTGGTCCCGTCATTGCACACCGCCTCGCTCCGGCGCCTCAGCTACAGCAACGGCGAGTACGTCGCGCACACGACCGTGTGAGCTCCTTGGAGACGCCCCGGAGCGGTGTCTGGGAGCATAGGCTGCCGCTTCTGCCCAGCCAACCTTTGCTGTTCCAGTGTGGAAGGCTGCTCCGTCCACATTTTGTTCCTGTGTACCCTCCACCTCCAGGCCTCCACGGCAAGAAGCCCCATGGCGTAGATGGAAGCCAGACGAGCCTTGTTGGAGCCTAGGAGCGGCATCCAAAGCCTGGGCTTTTGCAGAGGATTCTGGAAAGCGTGCGTGTGTGTGGAGGTGGTTTGTAACTTTTGAGCCTGTGCTGGTGATTTGTTCACAGGACATATTGTTACACTTGACTAGTTGTTTAATGGAGTCTGTGCCTACGGAAAAAGGAATGGAAAAATGATGGTTAAATATTATTATTTTGAATCTGTTGCTCGTCGTTTTTCTGGTTTATTTTTTGGCGGGAGGCTCTTTGACCAGAGAGCCAGACTGGGACAACGGAAAGAAAGTGGCGCCTCTTTTTCTTGTCTTTTTGGACGGGTTTGGTGTTTGGTCAGGCTTATCATGTTGCCACTGCTCTGTGATCATATCCCTTCTGTACTTTctggtctttatttgatcatatgGTGGTGATTAGCCAAGAGTAAATACTCTTCCTTCTGTAGTGAAATAAATAGATTCTCTCTCTAGAAAAGGAAGTAAAACGGATAGACGGTGATACTACCCTTATCTTTACTTGATGATTTGGTAATGATTAACCAAGAGTAAAACAAATAGATACCCCTCTTCTGCTGTCGTTTTGTGTTGGTTTTTTGGCGGGAACAGAGCAGATGAAACGGAACGCATCCCCTCCCCTTCTCTCGCTCTGCTGCGCTTTCGCTTGATCCGAGACGATTTCCTTTTCCAGGTCTGTTCAGAGGGATCACGCACCTGGCCCTGTGTCGCATGACCAGGAACAGCCAGCCATGGAATCAAGCTCGGTCGTGCTCCTGCGAAACCAAACCAGAGCAAAGCAAAGCTGCCACACACCAACCACCACGGCAACGGCACCACCCTTCTCCCCTTCTTCTCTGACCGGTCCGGCCCCTGCCACCCCTCCCGCAGCAGCACCGGTCATCAACTCCGGCTGCttttgtcttcttcttcctctacatatcccccttccaccaccaccacaccatcGCTTGCTTCCTTTTCTTGCAACGCAATCCTCTCTGCTCCGTCGTCCACCGCCATGACCTCCGCCGCCATCCACGCCGTCCTGCGCCGCCGCGCCATGGCCGACGACCGCCTCGGCTTCCTCGGCCTTGGCGGCGGGGACGACGACGACGCATACTGGGCCTCCCCGCCGCGCCTCTACGACTTCTCCAAGCACCAGCTCAAGGACGACACGCCGCCGCAGGAGCTGCCGCCGCGCCTCTACGACTTCTCCAAGAACCAGCTCAAGGACCACACGCCGCCGCAGGACCTGCCGCCCGCGCCCTCCCCGCCGCGCCTCTACGACTTCTCCAAGAACCAGCCCAAGAACGAGACGCCGCAGGAGCTGCCGCCGCCCGTGCCCTCCCCGCCGCGCCTCTACGACTTCTCCAAGAACCAGCTCAACGACGAGACGCCGCCTCCCGCGCcctctccgcctcctccttcGCCAAAGTCAGAccttccgcctccgcttctacCGGCGCCGGAGCCTGCACCACCGAccgcgcccgcgcccgcgccgTCCCCGCCTCCTCCTTCGCCGGCCCCGAGGCCACCGTCCCCGCCGTCACCGACGCCGAGCGACGCCCACCTCTGCCTCCTCGCGCTGCAGGGCACCGGCGTCAGCTGGGGCGTCCGGAAGCGCGTCCGCTACGTCCACCGCGCCGCGCGACGCGCCCACGCTGCCCTCGCACCGCCCCGCGCCCAGAGCGCGCTCGAGGCGGCCGCGGCGTTCGTGGCGCAGGCCGACGGGGAGAGCTCGAGCAACGCCAAGACGAGGGACCACCCCGAGCCCAAGGTCAAGGAGGAGGCCGAAGCGAGCGGCGAGGCCGAGGGCGAGCGCACGGAGGCGGCGGccgtggcggagaagaagaagaagcggaGGAGGAAGCCGGGATGCGGCCGCTTCTGGTCCAGGAAGAGGGCAAGGCAGGCGAGGAAGCCGACCGCTTCCAAGCTCGACCCCGTCGCGCCGCCTCGCGCCGTGGCCACcgaggagggagcggaggagggCAAGGAGGACGTGGAGCGCCTCAAGGTGTATGTGAGGGAGAGGAAGCGGAAGGAAGGAGATAGAGCGCGAGGTGCCGTCGCCAAGCGTCCCAGGAAGGTTCTGCTGCcaaagaaggaggaggaggaggaagcggtggtggtggaggaggacgagCGCAGGGTGGCCAGGAGGACGgaggggaagaggaggaaggaTGGCCGTGCCCCCAACAAGTTCCTGCccaagaaggaggaggaggaggagagcggcCAGGACGAGCGCAAGGCGGTGGTGCTTGTCAAGAAGAGCACGCgccagaaggaggaggaggagccggagaCGAAGCCCGACAACAAGctcgtcaaggtggaggagcccggCGGCAAGGGGCGCGGCGCCATGGTGGACCGGTGGTCGGCGCGGCGCTACTTCGCGGCCGAGGCGGCGCTGCTCGGCGTCGTGCGCTCCCTGGGCGCTCGCGTCGGCCAGCCGGTCCAGCGCCGCCAGCTGCGGGAGGAGGCGCGCAAGCTCATCGGCGACACGggcctcctcgaccacctcctcaagcacacCAAGGACAAGGTGGCGCCCGGCGGCGCCGAGCGGCTGCGTCGGCGCCACAACGCCGAGGGCGCCATGGAGTACTGGCTCGAGCCGGCTGGGCTCGCGGCCATGCGGCGGGACGCCGGCGTCGCCGACCCGTACTGGGTTCCGCCTCCTGGCTGGAAGCTCGGAGACCCCGTGTCGCCGGACGCCTGCGCACTGGTGATGAAGAGGCAGGTGCAGGAGCTCGCCACGGAGCTCGCCCAAGTAAAAAGGTCTCCTttttcttcctccttctcttgcaATTTCCTCTCTTTCTTGATTTTTCTGCCAGTTTAGCTCTGCAATGCTTGATACTACTATATTTTCTAGATTCTTGCATGTAGTAAGCAGCAATGCTTGAGCTCAATTTGATTTTTTGGCGCTGAACTACATTGTAAAGATTCTTTCTGCAGCAAGTAGCAATGCCAGTGTTGTGTTAACTTAACGCTGAACTTTGTTGCCCAATTTCTTCCCTTTCTTGCATTCTTGGTGTCAATTTAGCACTGCAATGCCGTATACTGTTAAGATTCTTGCATAGAGCAAGTAGCAACGCTAGTATCGTTTAATTTTGTTGCTCTCAATTTGTGTATGAAGGCACATGGAGCAGCTCATGAAGGCACATCCAGGCACATTGAGCAATGATGTGAAATCTGAGACCGTCAAGGCCTACATTCCTCATGAGCCTTATCAGGTGATCACACTCAACTAACTGAGATATCCATCTATTCGTTTATCATCATGTAGATCTGCTTTCAAAATTATGGAGAAAATGAGGCATGTGTATGGAGCTCAACCCCTTAGTTATGTGCTACACACTTGTCAGGGAGTGTACATGTCCAGTCCTTTTTTGTGAAAACTTTGATGTTGGAGTTTCAGTAAAAGAAAAGAACTTTGATATTTTAGTTGCTTTGAAATGGCAAGTCTAGGCTTTGGGTTTTGTCAGGTGCATTGCAGTACTTGCATAAAAAAACTGTAAGATGCAGGATTGGTTTCCATTCCCAATGCATGGTACATTTGGCAGATAGTGCACATTTCTAGTTCCTCTTTTGTGAAATCTTTGATCTTGGAGTTTCAGTCAAAGAAAGAGCTTCCGAACTTTGCTTTGAAGTggcatgtttttttgtttttgttttttgaggTACATTGCAGTATTTGCATCAGAAAATTGTAAGTTGGAGGGAAGGTTTTCTTTTCCAATGCATGGTACATTTCTAGCTCTTAATCTGTCACCTCTGTGGAGGCCTTGCAGACATTTGCAGTAAATTAACCTTTCTCGGCTTTGCATCTCACATTTTTATATTAAGCTAAGATCGATGTTTAGGCAAGCACCTTTTATTTCCATTGATGATCTTGAGATGTACTGCACATAACACTTAATATACAAATTACTAATAATCTGAATGCATATCTCTTTCCAGTAGcactataaaaaaattaaaaagcttAAATTTTTATTTGTTTGTTCAATGGAGTATATATGTTAGTGCAGGTGGATAGCTGATCTTGAATTCATATCTTATTTGCAGGAGAAGTATGGGTGTATGGTGAAGGCCAATGACAATCTGGAGAAGCAAGTTATGTCCTTGGAGGTAGACCTACACTACACTAATCTGGGGGGCAGCACATTCTCAGATTAAATTCAGTAGCTCCTTACTTATCTAGTGACCTAGCTAGCAACCTCTGTGAAGGTGATCTAGCTATTCAGctagttcatgatacttatctagTTATCTAGCTAGAAATGGCTGCAAAGCTAAATCTAAATAATAAAATTCTGTCTTCCTGGTTGAATTTGTTTCTCCACTTGCTCATGCTGGATTCATTTCTCTGGGTTTGTTTTCAGGAGAAGTATGCGAGCGCGGCACAGGCGAATGACAAGCTGGAGGAGGAGGTTTTGTTCTTGAAGGTTCTGAATTTGAACCAAACTTCCCAGCTCACGTTGTTATTTTACAGTCGTAGCTTGCTGCATTTATCTATATGCTTGGATTCTGAATCTGTTTTTGCAGGAGAAGTATGAGGCTGTTGTTGAGAAGAACACCAGGCTGGAGGAGCAGATGACTGCCCTGTCCACTTCTTTCCTGTGTCTCAAGGTACAGTTCAACAGATGCGTTAACCAGTTGCATGATGAAATTTCCTCTCATTGTAGAGTTGCTTCAAAACCTGTGCTCTGATTATATATTACCATTGATTTTAGGAGTAATTTAGCAGTTTGCTGATTCGAAGATGAACCTTAATTGCATTGGACTGTACATATGCATACCTTTCTGATTTCTTGTTATGTTAGCATTGCATCAAAACCTGCGCCTGGTTACATTTTAGCAGTATAGTTTGCTGAGAATTATTTACTGATGCAAAGCTCTAACTTGCATTGGTCTGCACATATGAAACAGGATGACCTGCAGTTTCTGAACGATGGAGAGCAGGAGCAGCACCTGCAACTGATGGAAGCAGAACAGGCTGGTCCTCTTCGTCTGTGTGCCAAGGAGTCCAGCGAAGCTGAGAAGCAAGAGAGCAATGCCGACCGTGAGGCACCGGCTGCTGCCTTGGCCGTTGTCGGTGCAGGCGACCAGCTCGCTGACAATGATACCAGCAGCGGTGCCGGCGGGAAGAGGACGTCGAGGAAGTGCATCGTGCGGATCTGCAAGCCGCAGGGGGCGTTCCGGTGGCCGGAGGcggcgccgccgtcgtcgcctgcGACCCCGATGGTGGTCATGAACGACGAGGAGTACCTGACGGATGGCGGTCTGGAGCTCCCGTCCacgccgccgtccgcctcctccaccAACGCCTCATCCTCGAAGCTCCTGCTCCTGCCCGCCCCGGACTCGCCGGTCCAGCCACCTCTACCACCGTCGGCCAACTGCAGCCCCAGGGACGTCGACATCCAGCTCCAGGCGTCAGCGCAGCCTGGCTCCGGCCCTGACCTGCAGCTCCGGCACGCGGTGCAGGACTCGTCGTTGCCGCTGCCGTGCGGTGCCAATGTCGGCGTGGGCACTGAGCTGGCCCTGGCCACCCCCTCGTACTGACTGAGCTCCCAATCAATCAAGTTTTGCCTCCCCATCACCATCACCAGTAACAAGATAGTACTACTAGACAGGGAACAGGAAGTTCAAAGAGGAAGAAAGATAGATCACCAGTTCACCACCACTGATCAGCTTAGGCGTTTACTTCTCCAGTACAACTTTTTCTTTCTGATTGTAGCTGAGGCGCTCAGCTTTGTTGCTGTTTGATACTGTCGCCAACTGCAGAAATTGCATAATTCAGACACAATTTGCACTTGCAGTGCTGCCTGATTAGACTCTTAATTTTAGTTTCTGTTATTGTCAATTGATCTTGTGAATTCACATGTCTTTGATCTTAGAAGTTGCGTGTGTCTGTCTATTGTCGTGTAAACTTGACTTTTTTCTTGAAGTGGCAGGGATTTTCTCCCTCGCCTCGTTTCTAGAAGGAAACCATATATTTTCAGGAAATGTTGTTGATGGAGCACAATGACCATCACTCTCTCACTCTTCGGACTTGGTTTCGTTTACTCCCACAAACAGCACCCACGGAATCCTAGTCGCAGAGAAGAGACATTCTACTGACTAAAATTGCAGGTGACACTTGCTACAGAACATCAGCACATGCAAAGAGCAAGGGGAATAATGCGGTACAAATGGAAAACGAATACTCTCATTAAATAGAAGGTGAAATTGTGTCTCCAATTACAACGAGACAGGGAATGAAGCAGAAGCTGTATGCAGACAGAACAGATATGACATTAACAGATACTACCTGACATCCACACTGTGGTCTCAGCAAGAAATTGGAGTGTGATCAAGGATACACTGATCAATAAATAAACATGGAGCAAACAGTAAGTTCTTTTAGCATAGCTAGCTGCAAACAACTCCTGAACCATGTGCATAAACTGAACACAGCCCACGATACAGAAGGTGAAGCTGTGTATCCAATTACAACGAGAAAGGGAATGAAGCAGACGCGATATGCAGACGCTATATGCAGACAGAACAGATAGCACCTAAACAGATACCTGACATCCACACTCTGCTTTCAGCAAGAAATTGGAGTGTCATCAAGGAAACATTGACCAATAAATAAATTACTGCAACCGTAAAAAAAATTACTGCAAAAGAAATTGGAGTGATTGCAATAATTATGGAGCAAACTGCAAGTTCATTTCACATAGCTTAGCTACAAACAACTACTGAACCATTTGCATAAACTGAACACAACCCATGATAGATAGAACGCCACACCAAAACCAAACAGGGAGGATAAGGAATCCTTTTGTACAGACCCTGAACGCCACACCAAGCAAATCTAAAGGCATAAGATCAGATCAAGCAGCGGCGACCTTACGGGCCTTCTTGGAGGCAGGGGACTTGACAGTCTTCGGCTTGGCCTTAGCCTTGGCCGCGGGGGACTTCTGGGCCTTGGCAATCAGCTTCTTGTCTGGCGTCTTGCGCTTAGCGCCGGCGGCCGCCGCCTTCTTCTTGGGCTTGGAGGCGTCTTTGGACGGCTTCGGCGCGGCCTTGGCGGCGACGGGCTTGGCCTTGGGCGATACCTTCTTGGCGGCGACGGACTTGGCCTTGGGCGAGTCCTTCTTGGCGGCGTCGGACAGCTTGTAGGAGGCCTTGACCTTGACGAGCTTGCCCTTGGCGGCGGAGCCGCGGAGCTGGACGGAGAGCATCTTCTTGAAGTTGGTCGGCAGGGACTTGCCGTGCTTCTCCTCGATGTACTTGCCGATGGCGACCGAGCTGGAGCCGGTCCTGTCCTTGAGCGCCGCGATGGCCTCCTTGATCATCTGCGAAGATCAAATCGAGAAACCAATCAGCACCAATTCCGATCGAACGCAATGACTGAACAGGAATACATGAGAGGTTCGGACGGTCACCTCGAAGTAGGGCGGGTGGGAGGCGCCGGCGGCGGAGGACTTCGGCTTCGTCGCCGCGGCGGCGGGCTTGGCGAGGGGAGCCATGGTGGGCTGGTGGCGGACTGAAGCAGAGATCTGGAACTGAAACGTTTGCTGTGGGAGTTGGATGGATTGAAGAGGACCGGGTCGCTCCTATTTATGGTGGGAATGCTTCGATTTCATTGGCTGGCGTGGGGGTGCTGCGGATCGCGATTCACCAGAATGCGAGACGGCGGGAAACTCTGAAAACCCAAATTTTGAACTTTCTTTTTTGGCGGAAAATGCAGGTTTCGCTAAGATAGGGAAATGAAAAATAAGACCTGCCAATCCAAATAGGACGATGCAACCTCAAGTCGTctaattttgttttatttttttatttaattttagAAATATTGCGCGTTTTGAAGAATAACAACATCGGTGATCAGCATGCTGGGGAGCCTACCGGCGGCAATTTCTTGGTTTGTATCCAGGAAGGGGGAGGGAGTGAGGTATGCGAAGCGATGTTGAGATGATTTCAGATGGGTACGACACAAAAGTTGTAACACCTTGAAGAATAAGACCTCGGGAAGGGTAGATGTCAAATATATGTATTTGCATAGCATGCATCTCTAAAATATGGGAAGTTTCTGAAATTTTATATTTAAAGAATCAAAGTGAACAAATTTGAACTCCGATGGTGAAGTTGAACTAAGTCAAACGcttgaattttaaattcaaattttgaCATGAACTTTCAACATTTTAAAAATGTGGGGCCAACAAAAATTTGAAAACCTACATTGTTTGCTTTGAAGTGTTAAACCTTGTGTGATAATACCTTTAAGATAAATAAACACATTTCTAAGTTTTTGAATTCGAAATTGAGCTTTGACTTTTGTCAAACTTGAATTCACATAATTTAAATAAAAAACTAAGTCTTTGATCCAAATACTCCTAATAAATATCTCAAAAAAATACTCAATACTCGCAATCTCAAGCCCAATCATAATCATATAAAGATATTCATAACAGAATTCAaaattaaaattttgaattgaaataGTAAGTAAGCAAGATTCAAATATTCATAACTAAATAattaaaaattagaaaaatacaaACTTAGTATCCAAATTCCCATAATCAAATTCCCTTCCGATCTCCAAACTATCACAAAGTCATTTACATGATGAATCATCTAGAAAACAAAAGAATAGAAAAAATCGAAACCCTAATCTAGCCTATCTATCTACACTAGCACCAGCACCactatcaccaccatctccatttgATCTCCACCGAAGCACCCTCACAAGAACATCATTTCCTTGATCAACATCTCATTCCCATGATCGTTTTCGAAACATGCACACATACacaaaatgatttttttttgtGTGATGTTAAAAATGTAGGATCCACCAAATTGTGAATCTCTTTTATTTAGAATCCAAAGGTAGTACTCCCAAGAAGAACTCCTGGGTGCACAAGCTAAAATTTATCATGGGATCTTCCAAATTCAAATAGAGGCAACCTTTTCATCATAGCATTCTCATAAATATCAAAGTCATATATGAACTAACATCTTAGTTAAATCTTTCTTAGGCAACACGGGAATAGTATCTTAGGCAAGAGAGGCAACAAGGACAAAACTAAATTTGTAGGAAACAAGTCTCTACGCAACAATCTCTATGCAACAATAGTATAGCTAAATCCATTTCCCTCTCAAATAGTTAAggcaaaaaaataagaaaaactcCCCAAAACTTTAATTGGATTCaggaaatgcaaaaaaaaaaacttaagaGCAGCAACGAACATTAATTGTTGATGGCACAAACAAATATCATAATATGTTAATACAATAAATGCCTAGACAAGCATGGGAGGGTAGCCAGACAATCCCTTAACCCATAACAACATAACCAATATTTTCCAAAACGACCAACTTAATCCATCCATTAAATTATTTCTCAAATTAACCATTGGCACTATCCAAATTGGCATAAGAATAGGAAACCAATCAACCAAACCGACATGGTTAACTTGGCAGGTCAATAGAATTTCAAGTCGTGAGTCAATTGACAACTAAGTCCATCTCTCCTGGCACATAAAATAACTTAGAGATGCGGTTTCAACTAATGAGTCACTACTTGTATGGCACACATGTCACTGATACATCACACAACTCAACCTATAAATAGTTGAGCTCTCACACCCTATGTGGTCACAATTCACACTGCACTCTTAGGCTGGAAACTCACATAGACATAGTAGAGAGAGATCCGAGAGCAAGATAAAGCGAGGAGAGCtggaggagaagggcaagcaagGATGCAATTGGTTGTTCATCAACAACAAGCAATACACTCTGCTTAGTCTACAAAGTTTTATAGTTAAATCTCTTAGGATGGAATATTAGATATAATAGAAATCCTCGGATGGATTTTAAACCAGGGGATTAACCCTTGGCAGTTCATCAACAAGGCATACACACTTGTTTTGCTCGTTACTGCAATCACATGCACCACTGTCCACTGGCCACTTAATAACTCAATCTTTTCATTTCCACGTTGGAGCACCTAGGATGAACCTATTAAGAGCAAGGGCAATAGAGGAGCCGGCTGCTGGCTATATGGCCATGCCATGTCAGCTAACCGACAGCTTAAAGCCACATCCGTATAGTAGGTTGACTGTTATGATGGATATATTAAAAATTAAAGTATTTAGTGATTGCATGCATATACCATCTGTTGTGATCCATTGTGAAGTGCACCCTCGTAGCCATTATACCATTCACACCATCAAGGTATACAGGCAAGCTGATTCATAAGCAAATAACAAACATATGCTAAATAAGATCTATGACAAACAATCCGTTATAGGTTTGATCTTCagttgagcctccaattccagcGGGCGGTGTCCACTAAGGACCTTGAGAAAAATCGCTCGGTTGAGCTACCCCAGCAAACCAACACGGTGGGGAGGAGgccgtgatgtctacgcacgcttctattcctgtagatagtgttgggcctacaagagcagaggtttgtagaacagcagcaagtttcccttaagtgaatcacccaaggtttatcgaactcagggaggtagaggtcaaagatatccctctcaagcaaccctgcaattaagatacaagaagtctcttgtgtccccaacacacctaatacactagtcagatgtataggtgcactagttcggcgaagagatagtgaaatacaagtaatatggatgattgtaaataGTAACtataatctgaaataaatatgacagcaagcgaacatgtaacagaacttgttggaaacggtgtttcaatgcttagaaacaaggcttagggatcatactttcactagtggacactctcaacaatgatcacataactgaataaataaatgctactcttaaacactctcttgttggataacaaacaccattcattgtgtagggctacaaagcacacctcaagccggagtaaacaagctccacaacttcataaaggaatcacacacgatgcgcacactgtcaccatcacacagagtgaatccggagttcatattaaagtaacctctagagtgcataatagaccgttgcaatttagaccgagtactaacatagcatacacattgtcaccaatagctatgaaagggggaatagatcacatcaatactatcatagtaatagttaacttcataatctacaagagattacaatcataacctacgccaagtactacatgatgcacacactgtcaactttacatcatggaggaggaatagactactttaataacatcactagagtagcacatatattaatagtgatacaaagctcatgatcacataaagatcacaccatgggagagagagatgaaccacatagctaccggtagagccctcagcctcgggggagaactactccctcctcatcatgggagacagcaacggcgatgaagatggcgatggagtcgatggagatggctccggggcaattcttgccggaacagagacttctgtcccccgaaactaggtttcgcgatggcgcggcgccccgggagtctttctggagtatcgTCGATATATCCagggttttcgcgtcgtgggggaataaataggtgaaggggcagagcgagggggtgcccgaggggcccaccccatagggtggggcggcccccctcctggccgcgccggctaaTGGGAGGAGGCCCtaggcctcctctggcctggcccttctggcttcgtgagtcttctggcgaaatagaatttctgtgatttttctggatttttccgagcactttggtttttgggcttttctgcaataaacagacataataaacagaaactggcactgtggaatcttgttaataggttagtccaataaatgccataatatgatataaagtgcatataaaacatgtagcaattggtataatataagcatggaacatcagaaattatagatacgtttgagacgtatcaagcatccccaagcttagttcctactcgccctcgagtaggtaaacgataacaaggataatttctgaagagacatgctaccaacataatcttgatcaatataaagcatatgagatgaatgaagtgactcaaagcaatggtctatagtttgctaacaaaaatataatgactaaacaactgaatcatatagcaaaaacttttcatgaatagtactttcaagacaagcatcaataagtcttgcataagagttaactcataaagcaatagattcttaatagaaggttttgaaacaacacaaagtaagatttaagtttcagcaattgcttccaactttcaacatgtatatctcatggataattgtcaacacaaagtaatatgatgagtgcaaataagcaagtatgtaaaaatcaatgcacacagttgacacaagtgtttgcttctaagatagaaagaagtaggtaaactgactcaacataaagtaaaagaaaggcccttcgcagagggaagcagtgattactcatgtgctagagctttttattttgaaaacatggaaacaattttgtcaacggtagtaataattcatatgtgttatgcataaaaccttctataagttgcaagcctcatgcatcgaatactaatagtgcccgctccttgtcctaattagctcggatttccatggattatcattgcattacatatgtttcaaccaagtgtcacaaaggggtacctctatgccacctgtacaaaggtccaaggagatagatcgcatttgatctcccaattttgatagatctcaacttgaggacatccataccgggacaacatagaaaatagataatggaatactctttaatgcttaagcattgcaacagataata encodes:
- the LOC127303092 gene encoding uncharacterized protein isoform X2, with product MTSAAIHAVLRRRAMADDRLGFLGLGGGDDDDAYWASPPRLYDFSKHQLKDDTPPQELPPRLYDFSKNQLKDHTPPQDLPPAPSPPRLYDFSKNQPKNETPQELPPPVPSPPRLYDFSKNQLNDETPPPAPSPPPPSPKSDLPPPLLPAPEPAPPTAPAPAPSPPPPSPAPRPPSPPSPTPSDAHLCLLALQGTGVSWGVRKRVRYVHRAARRAHAALAPPRAQSALEAAAAFVAQADGESSSNAKTRDHPEPKVKEEAEASGEAEGERTEAAAVAEKKKKRRRKPGCGRFWSRKRARQARKPTASKLDPVAPPRAVATEEGAEEGKEDVERLKVYVRERKRKEGDRARGAVAKRPRKVLLPKKEEEEEAVVVEEDERRVARRTEGKRRKDGRAPNKFLPKKEEEEESGQDERKAVVLVKKSTRQKEEEEPETKPDNKLVKVEEPGGKGRGAMVDRWSARRYFAAEAALLGVVRSLGARVGQPVQRRQLREEARKLIGDTGLLDHLLKHTKDKVAPGGAERLRRRHNAEGAMEYWLEPAGLAAMRRDAGVADPYWVPPPGWKLGDPVSPDACALVMKRQVQELATELAQVKRHMEQLMKAHPGTLSNDVKSETVKAYIPHEPYQEKYGCMVKANDNLEKQVMSLEEKYASAAQANDKLEEEVLFLKEKYEAVVEKNTRLEEQMTALSTSFLCLKEQHLQLMEAEQAGPLRLCAKESSEAEKQESNADREAPAAALAVVGAGDQLADNDTSSGAGGKRTSRKCIVRICKPQGAFRWPEAAPPSSPATPMVVMNDEEYLTDGGLELPSTPPSASSTNASSSKLLLLPAPDSPVQPPLPPSANCSPRDVDIQLQASAQPGSGPDLQLRHAVQDSSLPLPCGANVGVGTELALATPSY
- the LOC127303092 gene encoding uncharacterized protein isoform X1 yields the protein MTSAAIHAVLRRRAMADDRLGFLGLGGGDDDDAYWASPPRLYDFSKHQLKDDTPPQELPPRLYDFSKNQLKDHTPPQDLPPAPSPPRLYDFSKNQPKNETPQELPPPVPSPPRLYDFSKNQLNDETPPPAPSPPPPSPKSDLPPPLLPAPEPAPPTAPAPAPSPPPPSPAPRPPSPPSPTPSDAHLCLLALQGTGVSWGVRKRVRYVHRAARRAHAALAPPRAQSALEAAAAFVAQADGESSSNAKTRDHPEPKVKEEAEASGEAEGERTEAAAVAEKKKKRRRKPGCGRFWSRKRARQARKPTASKLDPVAPPRAVATEEGAEEGKEDVERLKVYVRERKRKEGDRARGAVAKRPRKVLLPKKEEEEEAVVVEEDERRVARRTEGKRRKDGRAPNKFLPKKEEEEESGQDERKAVVLVKKSTRQKEEEEPETKPDNKLVKVEEPGGKGRGAMVDRWSARRYFAAEAALLGVVRSLGARVGQPVQRRQLREEARKLIGDTGLLDHLLKHTKDKVAPGGAERLRRRHNAEGAMEYWLEPAGLAAMRRDAGVADPYWVPPPGWKLGDPVSPDACALVMKRQVQELATELAQVKRHMEQLMKAHPGTLSNDVKSETVKAYIPHEPYQEKYGCMVKANDNLEKQVMSLEEKYASAAQANDKLEEEVLFLKEKYEAVVEKNTRLEEQMTALSTSFLCLKDDLQFLNDGEQEQHLQLMEAEQAGPLRLCAKESSEAEKQESNADREAPAAALAVVGAGDQLADNDTSSGAGGKRTSRKCIVRICKPQGAFRWPEAAPPSSPATPMVVMNDEEYLTDGGLELPSTPPSASSTNASSSKLLLLPAPDSPVQPPLPPSANCSPRDVDIQLQASAQPGSGPDLQLRHAVQDSSLPLPCGANVGVGTELALATPSY
- the LOC127298528 gene encoding histone H1-like; the encoded protein is MAPLAKPAAAATKPKSSAAGASHPPYFEMIKEAIAALKDRTGSSSVAIGKYIEEKHGKSLPTNFKKMLSVQLRGSAAKGKLVKVKASYKLSDAAKKDSPKAKSVAAKKVSPKAKPVAAKAAPKPSKDASKPKKKAAAAGAKRKTPDKKLIAKAQKSPAAKAKAKPKTVKSPASKKARKVAAA